A single genomic interval of Brevibacillus brevis harbors:
- a CDS encoding DUF4179 domain-containing protein, with protein MTNEERQIQETLRKVAGAVETPNFQMPSKNSALHVRRRPFYRSKRWASIGIASAIVLGLLGTMQVSPTFAAYVKSIFAQDGFDEGVQQAARQGFSETSNLSVTDQGITLEVKEIIADPVQVMVALMIKQADGKPLLPTYSSATNAESNAVELLDAKGEVMTDKWGTTFEENVGFVRFILGEKEHEPLPKTLSIHFDEIGDRKGNWKLQVPITMAKTTAATTVLPVNQTQVTKHGLKMTLHQIVNTPTATRIELETQWTEAAKKQLEQEAKKLTGKTTNRAYAPFLPYQQYRLGYYYEGTDGSKGKERLMGRSHSIDRYGHFRWITDDDPLPKGKAATLVINSFHKAIPYDMSVTFRPDELNKKPVIKQVGEDIFTLKSIKLVTDEDSGKQEMEMEIDVLSKDITRIYLPWWVLQDGQGTTYRAKMGGQSKEPIDQSGRERATYKIRLEDSRHWEGGEITKLPEKLTLRLDAVQKKYPLEWRIPVPNQ; from the coding sequence ATGACTAACGAGGAGCGGCAAATTCAAGAGACGCTTAGGAAAGTAGCGGGAGCTGTCGAGACGCCGAATTTTCAAATGCCAAGCAAGAATAGCGCGTTGCATGTGAGAAGGCGTCCATTTTACCGTAGCAAAAGATGGGCTTCCATCGGCATCGCTTCCGCTATCGTACTTGGGCTGCTCGGAACCATGCAAGTGTCCCCAACGTTTGCGGCCTATGTCAAATCGATCTTTGCTCAAGACGGGTTCGATGAAGGCGTACAACAGGCGGCGAGACAAGGCTTCTCGGAAACATCGAATCTTTCTGTTACCGATCAGGGGATTACCTTGGAGGTAAAGGAAATTATTGCTGATCCGGTGCAGGTAATGGTTGCTTTAATGATTAAGCAGGCGGATGGCAAGCCGTTGCTCCCTACATATTCGTCAGCGACAAACGCAGAATCCAATGCCGTTGAATTGCTGGATGCCAAAGGGGAGGTCATGACTGACAAGTGGGGAACTACCTTTGAAGAAAATGTGGGATTCGTCCGGTTTATCCTCGGTGAAAAAGAACACGAGCCCCTTCCGAAGACGTTGTCGATCCATTTTGATGAAATCGGTGATAGAAAAGGAAACTGGAAGCTGCAAGTTCCGATCACGATGGCAAAAACAACGGCTGCAACTACTGTGCTGCCTGTTAATCAAACGCAAGTGACGAAGCATGGATTAAAGATGACCCTGCACCAAATCGTCAATACGCCGACGGCCACCCGAATTGAGCTGGAAACACAATGGACAGAGGCGGCCAAAAAACAACTGGAACAAGAAGCGAAAAAGCTAACCGGAAAGACGACGAACCGCGCTTATGCTCCATTTCTTCCGTATCAACAGTACAGGCTGGGATATTACTACGAGGGAACAGATGGCAGCAAGGGAAAGGAAAGGCTCATGGGGAGATCACATTCTATTGATCGCTATGGGCATTTTCGCTGGATCACGGACGACGATCCGTTGCCAAAAGGCAAAGCAGCGACACTCGTCATAAACAGCTTCCATAAGGCAATACCGTATGATATGAGTGTCACCTTCCGTCCAGATGAGTTGAACAAGAAGCCCGTAATCAAACAAGTGGGAGAAGATATCTTTACATTGAAAAGCATCAAGCTGGTAACAGATGAAGATTCGGGAAAACAGGAAATGGAAATGGAGATCGATGTACTTTCCAAAGATATTACGAGAATTTATTTGCCTTGGTGGGTACTTCAAGATGGGCAGGGGACAACCTACCGGGCTAAAATGGGTGGTCAATCCAAGGAACCCATTGATCAGTCAGGACGCGAGCGAGCAACGTACAAAATTCGGCTGGAGGACAGCAGACATTGGGAAGGAGGAGAAATAACCAAGCTCCCGGAGAAGCTCACCCTACGACTAGATGCTGTTCAGAAAAAATATCCGCTAGAGTGGAGAATTCCAGTTCCTAATCAATAA
- a CDS encoding aminopeptidase — protein sequence MTLIESSKAILMNCLALQANETFLVVADERKRDIGEALWEAGKQLGAEAMLMVMKEREKSGQEPPEAVAAAMKSADVVVCVTQHSLTHTKARKEAAANGTRLATMPAITEDMFLAGAISADYTQVKALTERVTEMLTQASTVRIEKAGKSLTFSIADRNGVPSTGMYVNPGESGNLPSGEAYIAPLEGTAEGQILVDGSIAGIGKIDSPLLLTVQNGRITEAEGTAGERLLQMLGDQDGRMLGEFGIGTNDKARITGVVLEDEKVYGTIHVAFGSNNTFGGTIVAGVHIDLVVKEPDVYLDDKCIMKSGKLLAT from the coding sequence ATGACATTGATAGAATCCAGCAAAGCCATTTTGATGAATTGCTTGGCATTACAGGCGAATGAGACATTTTTGGTGGTGGCCGACGAGCGGAAGCGGGACATCGGGGAGGCGCTCTGGGAAGCCGGTAAACAGCTCGGGGCAGAAGCGATGCTGATGGTCATGAAGGAGCGGGAAAAGTCTGGTCAAGAGCCGCCTGAGGCTGTTGCAGCGGCGATGAAGAGCGCAGATGTGGTGGTATGTGTGACCCAGCACTCTTTGACGCATACAAAAGCACGAAAAGAAGCAGCAGCAAATGGTACAAGACTGGCTACCATGCCAGCTATTACGGAAGACATGTTCCTTGCGGGAGCGATTTCCGCTGACTATACACAAGTAAAGGCACTCACCGAGCGCGTGACCGAGATGCTGACCCAAGCAAGCACCGTGCGAATCGAAAAAGCGGGTAAGTCACTGACGTTTTCCATCGCAGATCGCAATGGTGTGCCGAGTACAGGCATGTACGTCAATCCGGGGGAATCCGGCAATTTGCCTTCCGGGGAAGCGTATATCGCCCCACTGGAAGGGACAGCAGAGGGGCAAATCCTCGTTGATGGCTCCATCGCGGGTATCGGAAAAATTGATTCTCCCCTGCTGCTGACGGTCCAAAATGGTCGGATCACAGAGGCAGAAGGAACAGCGGGTGAACGCCTCCTGCAAATGCTTGGAGACCAAGATGGGCGGATGCTGGGTGAATTCGGAATCGGAACGAATGACAAGGCGCGTATCACGGGAGTTGTGTTAGAGGACGAGAAGGTGTACGGAACGATTCACGTAGCCTTTGGTAGCAACAACACGTTTGGCGGGACGATTGTCGCGGGGGTACATATTGATCTGGTTGTCAAAGAGCCGGATGTGTATTTGGACGACAAATGTATCATGAAGAGTGGAAAACTATTGGCAACATAG
- the mdh gene encoding malate dehydrogenase: protein MTFRRKKVAVIGSGFTGATTAFIMAQKELADIVLVDIPQLENPTKGKALDMMEASPVLGFDASITGTSDYKDIEGSDIVIITAGIARKPGMSRDDLVATNAAIMRSVAEQVKTYAPNSIVLILSNPVDAMTYTFYKTSGFPKHRVIGQSGVLDTARFRTFVAMELNVSVNDVTGFVLGGHGDDMVPLLRYSYAGGIPLEKLIPQDRLDAIVERTRKGGGEIVALLGNGSAYYAPAAALVEMAEAILKDQKRILPSIALLQGEYGYNDIYLGVPTLLGGNGIEQVIELDLTAAEKAALDKSADSVRAVMKVAMP, encoded by the coding sequence ATGACATTCCGCAGAAAAAAAGTAGCCGTAATCGGTAGTGGTTTTACTGGAGCGACAACTGCGTTCATCATGGCGCAAAAAGAGCTGGCTGACATCGTATTGGTGGATATCCCGCAACTGGAAAACCCAACGAAGGGTAAAGCACTCGACATGATGGAGGCTTCTCCCGTTCTCGGCTTCGATGCTAGCATCACAGGTACTTCCGACTACAAAGACATCGAAGGCTCCGATATCGTAATCATCACAGCAGGTATTGCTCGCAAGCCAGGTATGTCCCGCGACGACTTGGTAGCAACGAATGCAGCTATCATGCGCTCGGTTGCTGAGCAAGTGAAAACATATGCACCAAACTCCATCGTACTCATCCTGTCCAACCCGGTAGATGCGATGACCTATACATTCTACAAAACATCCGGCTTCCCGAAACACCGCGTAATCGGTCAATCCGGCGTACTCGATACAGCTCGCTTCCGTACGTTCGTAGCGATGGAACTGAATGTATCCGTAAATGACGTAACAGGCTTCGTATTGGGCGGTCACGGTGACGACATGGTGCCACTCTTGCGTTACTCCTACGCTGGCGGCATCCCACTCGAAAAATTGATCCCACAAGATCGTCTGGACGCTATCGTGGAACGTACACGCAAAGGCGGCGGCGAAATCGTAGCTCTCTTGGGCAACGGTTCCGCTTACTATGCACCTGCGGCAGCGCTGGTAGAAATGGCAGAAGCGATCTTGAAAGACCAGAAGCGCATCCTGCCATCCATCGCTTTACTCCAAGGCGAGTATGGCTACAACGATATCTACCTGGGCGTGCCAACTCTCTTGGGTGGAAATGGTATCGAGCAAGTCATCGAGCTGGATCTGACTGCTGCTGAGAAAGCAGCATTGGATAAATCCGCAGATTCCGTTCGTGCGGTTATGAAAGTAGCTATGCCATAA
- a CDS encoding RNA polymerase sigma factor, translating into MDEWELIAKCQENEPEAFEQLVKPYLAMAYRTAYLIIHDKHLAQDAVQEGLIEAYQHIDRLDKKRGMAFRNWLYRIITFRALNLVRKQKPVVEYEEIIPEEAMTPLDNVIQREEQRQIWQAIRSMKAEHRAVIILYYYEGFSVSEIAKITGSFEGTVKSRMYKARKLIAQQLDKDGIRSDFLREGAMTHD; encoded by the coding sequence GTGGATGAGTGGGAGTTGATTGCCAAATGCCAAGAGAACGAGCCTGAGGCCTTCGAACAATTGGTCAAGCCCTATCTGGCGATGGCATACCGGACAGCGTATTTGATCATTCATGACAAGCATCTGGCGCAGGACGCGGTTCAGGAAGGGCTCATCGAAGCGTATCAGCACATAGACCGACTCGATAAAAAACGGGGAATGGCCTTTCGCAATTGGCTATACCGGATCATTACGTTTCGGGCTCTGAATCTGGTACGCAAGCAGAAGCCTGTGGTGGAGTATGAGGAGATAATCCCGGAAGAAGCGATGACGCCGTTGGACAACGTGATCCAGCGAGAGGAGCAGCGGCAAATTTGGCAAGCGATTCGCAGCATGAAGGCGGAGCATCGGGCGGTTATTATTCTTTACTATTACGAGGGCTTCAGCGTGTCGGAGATCGCCAAAATTACGGGCTCCTTTGAGGGGACGGTCAAATCACGTATGTACAAGGCCAGGAAGCTGATCGCACAACAATTGGACAAGGATGGCATACGATCGGATTTTTTGCGGGAAGGGGCAATGACTCATGACTAA
- a CDS encoding aspartyl-phosphate phosphatase Spo0E family protein translates to MLPLDREGVTYHDIDHLKNIVEQLREQLVQMYLEKNDFLDGEVVELSHQLDQYI, encoded by the coding sequence ATGCTACCTCTAGATCGAGAAGGAGTAACCTATCACGATATTGATCATTTGAAAAACATTGTGGAACAATTGCGAGAACAATTGGTGCAAATGTATTTAGAGAAGAATGATTTCTTGGATGGTGAAGTCGTGGAATTAAGTCACCAGTTGGATCAATACATTTAA
- a CDS encoding helix-turn-helix domain-containing protein → MGGLQGTMHWSLRSEIERHRRECGYTLSKLGELTGINHGSLSEILNGNPPRAMTIGQLDALAAVFGREPGWLYELYTEECISEGRISRPRLIPYLIRCAEVGRQDCIEEVVPKLLENPKNLSTLFAVAEQLYEEGKQKQSVPFYEYVIENEKDSYSNQFVMSQYRLFRVVVQGTNSEENWKAVIRFDPYRRRLPENNQLDALLQLANVCYTIHKWREMDKYADELRELATIIYEDELRRRRSNKASEMLSTERHLVVYYGQAFLIKSIALEKQELYEEAKRYVDGYADLSWFEFLDEIGQIEVQKFRSWATANLYTLNILMGNSDVIPDYIHFLSDHPKEVLSGLVTIVSAANQYGFSIDSIFEQFAEHIDRFEDRQDAIGMSEHMQFRNEMAIYLFKRGRYAEGLNETLRCLSLSDTMKDYDSFKKCTALFWMNLQYASDQQKGKYQTILTKGAV, encoded by the coding sequence ATGGGGGGGCTGCAAGGGACAATGCACTGGTCGCTGCGGTCAGAAATTGAAAGACACCGTAGAGAGTGCGGCTATACCTTGAGTAAATTAGGTGAATTAACGGGCATCAACCATGGGAGTTTAAGCGAGATTCTGAACGGAAATCCACCGCGGGCTATGACCATTGGTCAATTAGATGCGCTAGCGGCGGTGTTTGGTCGCGAGCCGGGTTGGTTGTACGAATTGTATACGGAAGAATGCATATCAGAGGGGAGAATATCGCGCCCTCGATTGATACCTTATTTGATTCGATGCGCGGAGGTTGGGCGGCAGGATTGTATAGAAGAGGTTGTTCCTAAATTGTTGGAGAATCCAAAGAATCTCTCGACCCTCTTTGCCGTAGCAGAGCAGCTATATGAGGAAGGGAAACAGAAACAGTCAGTACCTTTCTATGAATACGTGATTGAAAACGAAAAAGATAGTTACTCTAACCAATTTGTGATGAGTCAGTACAGACTTTTTCGAGTAGTAGTGCAAGGTACGAATTCTGAAGAAAATTGGAAGGCTGTCATTCGATTTGATCCGTATCGAAGACGCCTACCGGAAAATAACCAGTTAGATGCACTACTACAATTAGCAAATGTTTGTTATACTATCCACAAATGGAGAGAAATGGATAAATATGCCGATGAATTAAGGGAATTGGCTACTATTATCTATGAGGATGAGTTGCGTAGACGAAGAAGCAACAAGGCCAGTGAAATGCTTTCAACTGAACGTCATTTGGTTGTGTACTATGGACAAGCATTTCTTATTAAAAGTATAGCATTAGAAAAACAGGAGTTGTACGAAGAAGCGAAGCGATATGTTGATGGATACGCTGATTTAAGCTGGTTTGAATTCTTGGACGAAATTGGTCAAATCGAAGTGCAGAAATTTCGATCATGGGCGACAGCGAATTTGTACACGCTGAACATACTTATGGGGAATAGTGATGTCATCCCTGATTATATTCATTTCCTTTCTGATCATCCGAAAGAGGTCCTTTCAGGTTTAGTAACGATTGTGAGTGCTGCCAATCAATACGGTTTTTCGATCGATTCGATATTTGAGCAGTTTGCAGAACATATTGATCGTTTTGAGGATCGTCAGGACGCTATCGGCATGAGCGAACATATGCAGTTTCGGAATGAAATGGCGATTTACTTGTTTAAAAGAGGGAGGTATGCAGAGGGGCTTAATGAAACGCTTCGATGCCTTAGCCTGTCTGATACCATGAAAGATTACGATAGCTTCAAAAAATGTACAGCGCTGTTTTGGATGAATCTGCAATATGCGTCTGATCAACAGAAAGGCAAGTATCAAACTATCCTTACGAAAGGGGCTGTATAG
- a CDS encoding aspartyl-phosphate phosphatase Spo0E family protein: MDITAIANILDRDVSFHSGNSPKRGAASAPKSKCTIRGMVKEIGCHLELDNRIEQLRREMMELAGKYGLSHDKVLAVSQQLDKYIVIAQNRLKTEK, from the coding sequence TTGGACATTACTGCTATCGCAAATATTTTAGATAGGGATGTTTCTTTTCACAGTGGAAACTCCCCCAAAAGAGGAGCAGCATCAGCCCCTAAAAGTAAGTGTACGATCCGGGGCATGGTAAAGGAAATCGGTTGCCACTTAGAGTTGGATAATAGAATTGAACAGCTACGACGGGAAATGATGGAGTTGGCGGGAAAGTACGGTCTCTCACATGATAAAGTTTTGGCTGTAAGCCAACAATTGGATAAATATATTGTCATTGCACAAAACAGATTGAAAACGGAAAAGTAA
- the eutC gene encoding ethanolamine ammonia-lyase subunit EutC — protein sequence MEQQLDFLVDKVVAELQKKLGEVSEQAPSPKAETGLIQLRSEPKAEPVANATTAQAPVVNEQPAPSAEPERTTHVPNPKYKEGLDELLSSTPARIGVWRTGVRPLTKTMLELRRDHAAAVDAVYGEVSQAVLDQFSLFTVETQYDNTENYLKRPDMGRVLTEDGVRLLQERGQKKPQVQIVVSDGLSAAAVDANLKDVLPSLMDSLKSYGLTCGTPFFIKGGRVASMDHVGEILEPEVLVLLIGERPGLVTAHSMSAYMCYRPRKGMVESERTVISNIHRQGTSPVEAGAHIGTILSKMLEQKASGVKLVL from the coding sequence ATGGAACAACAATTAGATTTCTTGGTAGATAAAGTAGTAGCAGAGCTGCAAAAGAAGCTGGGTGAGGTTAGCGAACAAGCTCCGTCACCAAAAGCAGAGACAGGCTTGATCCAACTGAGATCGGAGCCAAAGGCAGAGCCAGTAGCGAATGCGACGACGGCGCAAGCTCCTGTAGTGAACGAGCAGCCTGCTCCATCAGCCGAACCAGAGAGAACCACACATGTACCGAATCCGAAGTACAAGGAAGGCTTGGATGAACTGCTGTCCAGCACGCCAGCGCGCATCGGGGTTTGGCGTACAGGTGTGAGACCTTTGACCAAAACCATGCTCGAATTGCGTCGCGACCATGCTGCGGCTGTGGATGCTGTATACGGTGAAGTCAGTCAAGCGGTGCTCGATCAGTTCTCCTTGTTCACAGTGGAAACACAGTATGACAACACCGAAAACTATTTGAAGCGTCCGGATATGGGGCGTGTCCTCACCGAGGACGGCGTACGCTTGCTGCAAGAGCGCGGCCAAAAGAAGCCGCAGGTACAAATCGTCGTTTCTGACGGCTTGAGTGCTGCTGCGGTGGATGCAAACCTGAAAGACGTACTTCCATCCCTGATGGACTCTCTGAAAAGCTACGGCCTGACCTGCGGCACTCCGTTTTTTATCAAGGGCGGACGCGTAGCCAGCATGGATCACGTCGGTGAGATTTTGGAGCCGGAAGTATTGGTGCTTTTGATCGGAGAACGTCCAGGATTGGTTACGGCACATTCCATGAGTGCGTACATGTGCTACCGTCCACGCAAAGGTATGGTAGAATCAGAGCGTACAGTGATCTCGAATATTCATCGTCAAGGTACATCTCCGGTTGAGGCGGGGGCCCACATCGGGACAATCCTCTCCAAAATGTTGGAGCAAAAAGCAAGTGGTGTAAAACTAGTCTTGTAA
- a CDS encoding haloacid dehalogenase-like hydrolase, producing MSHRKAQPKTWWLTMLMIVALFAMQMPALAKDTNVQLLDKGKWAPATYQAVHELIEKNGIKSASYHANKKPYVVFDWDNTSIMHDTEEALFVYQINHLAYKLTPEEFGKVIRTNVPEGPFSDSYKNVDGKPVSLDAIATDLVADYTYLYQNYQGLKGTKSLEEVTATEQFADFKAKLFFLYEAINDTHSNTIGYPWVLYLFTNMTVEEVQQLAEASNDLGLGMAIQKVTWTSPKSLAGKTGVVKASHTTGLRLTSEVANLMNTLRANGIDVYVVSASLEDVVRVFATLPKYGYNLPAENIIGMRLKTENGRITNVYQPDYPITVAHGKTEVIQDVLVKKYGHGPIFIAGDSNGDFEMMTELDSVQLVLVVNRVKGGKIGQQITKGAEQMGKANPTVVLQGRDENTGMWIPSEATIRLGQKEPQLVAK from the coding sequence ATGTCACACAGAAAAGCACAACCCAAAACGTGGTGGCTGACCATGCTGATGATCGTCGCTCTATTCGCGATGCAGATGCCAGCTTTGGCCAAGGACACCAACGTGCAGTTGCTCGACAAGGGGAAATGGGCACCTGCGACTTATCAAGCCGTCCATGAATTGATTGAGAAAAACGGCATCAAGAGTGCCTCCTACCATGCCAACAAAAAGCCGTATGTCGTTTTTGACTGGGACAATACGAGCATCATGCATGACACAGAGGAAGCGCTGTTTGTTTACCAGATCAACCATTTGGCTTACAAGCTCACACCAGAAGAATTCGGGAAGGTCATCCGCACGAATGTACCAGAAGGACCGTTTTCCGATTCGTATAAAAATGTCGACGGCAAGCCTGTCTCACTCGATGCCATCGCGACTGATCTCGTAGCCGACTACACGTACTTATATCAAAATTATCAAGGTCTTAAAGGAACGAAGTCGCTGGAGGAAGTAACAGCAACAGAGCAATTCGCCGATTTCAAAGCCAAGCTGTTTTTCTTGTATGAAGCGATCAACGATACGCACAGCAATACGATTGGCTATCCGTGGGTACTCTACCTCTTCACGAACATGACAGTGGAAGAAGTGCAACAGTTGGCGGAAGCATCCAATGATCTGGGCCTGGGCATGGCGATTCAAAAGGTAACCTGGACGAGCCCGAAATCATTGGCAGGCAAAACAGGCGTGGTGAAAGCCTCCCATACAACGGGTCTGCGCCTCACTTCCGAGGTCGCAAACTTGATGAACACGCTTCGTGCCAATGGCATCGACGTGTATGTCGTGAGTGCTTCCTTGGAGGATGTTGTTCGTGTCTTCGCCACTCTCCCGAAATATGGCTACAATCTCCCAGCGGAGAACATCATCGGCATGCGCCTGAAAACAGAAAACGGACGGATCACGAATGTGTACCAACCTGACTACCCGATCACGGTAGCCCACGGCAAGACGGAAGTGATCCAGGATGTACTGGTGAAAAAGTATGGTCATGGCCCTATCTTCATCGCGGGCGATAGCAACGGGGATTTCGAGATGATGACAGAGCTGGACAGCGTGCAGCTCGTGCTTGTAGTAAACCGCGTCAAGGGCGGCAAAATTGGGCAGCAAATTACCAAAGGTGCTGAGCAGATGGGCAAAGCTAACCCGACGGTAGTCCTGCAAGGACGCGACGAGAACACAGGCATGTGGATTCCGAGCGAAGCCACGATCCGACTGGGGCAGAAAGAGCCGCAGTTGGTCGCGAAATAA
- a CDS encoding helix-turn-helix domain-containing protein translates to MHLSLRSEIEKCRRKHGYTLSKLGELTGINPGSLSEILNGNPPRAITIGQLDALAKVFGHDSGWLYELYPEECISEGRISRPRLIPYLIRCVEVGRKDCIEATVPQMMENPKNIMILFALAEQLYEKGQLKESVPFYEYVIENEKDSYSEHFVMSQYRLFRVVLGTNAEENWENVIRFSPYRNRLPENYQLDALYQLAKICFALQKWERSEQYADELRLLADTVYRHELERMKRNKKGESLKTERHLVYYYGLGHLYKSVSLEMQGLYEEAKKYVQVYADLGWFELLDEDGRKEVERFKVWAKANSYTLEVLSGNTSIIEEYADYLDSLPTNEVLAGLNAIMKSANTYHFCVDEILERFASQIAIFDQFTEAIGLDRHLRFRYQMAIYEFGKGRMERGIEETIYCLSLADLTNRHDETLTYIALFGWLGNMNKRIGNQNELGG, encoded by the coding sequence ATGCATCTGTCGCTACGATCAGAAATTGAAAAATGCCGGAGAAAGCACGGTTACACATTAAGCAAGCTGGGTGAATTAACTGGCATTAACCCCGGGAGTTTGAGTGAGATTCTAAATGGAAATCCGCCGCGTGCAATCACCATTGGTCAGTTAGACGCGCTAGCCAAGGTGTTTGGTCACGATTCGGGTTGGTTGTATGAATTATACCCGGAAGAATGCATATCAGAGGGGAGAATATCGCGCCCCCGATTAATACCATACTTGATTCGATGCGTGGAGGTTGGGCGAAAGGATTGCATAGAAGCTACTGTCCCCCAAATGATGGAGAATCCGAAGAACATCATGATTCTGTTTGCCCTTGCAGAACAGCTATATGAGAAAGGGCAACTGAAAGAGTCAGTGCCCTTTTATGAATATGTTATTGAGAATGAGAAAGATAGCTATTCTGAGCACTTCGTGATGAGTCAGTATCGGTTATTTCGTGTTGTACTTGGGACAAATGCAGAAGAAAATTGGGAGAATGTCATTCGGTTTTCTCCTTACCGAAACCGGCTTCCTGAAAACTATCAACTCGACGCCTTATACCAATTGGCGAAGATCTGTTTCGCTTTGCAAAAGTGGGAGAGATCAGAGCAGTACGCAGACGAATTAAGGCTGCTGGCAGACACTGTTTACAGGCATGAACTGGAAAGGATGAAAAGAAACAAAAAAGGCGAATCTCTGAAAACGGAGCGCCATCTCGTCTATTATTACGGATTGGGCCATTTATATAAGAGCGTTTCATTGGAAATGCAAGGACTGTATGAAGAGGCGAAGAAGTATGTGCAAGTTTACGCTGATTTAGGATGGTTTGAATTACTTGATGAAGACGGACGTAAAGAGGTAGAAAGATTCAAGGTATGGGCAAAGGCGAACTCCTACACATTGGAGGTGTTGTCTGGCAATACTAGCATCATTGAAGAGTACGCAGACTATCTCGATAGTCTTCCCACCAATGAAGTTCTTGCTGGTTTAAATGCCATTATGAAATCCGCTAACACCTACCATTTTTGCGTGGATGAGATTTTAGAGCGCTTTGCCTCCCAAATTGCTATTTTCGATCAATTTACAGAAGCAATTGGATTGGATCGACATCTTCGGTTTCGATATCAGATGGCTATTTATGAGTTTGGTAAGGGAAGGATGGAGAGAGGAATTGAAGAAACGATATATTGCCTTTCTCTAGCGGATTTGACGAATCGACACGACGAAACCCTTACATACATAGCACTGTTTGGATGGTTAGGGAATATGAATAAGCGAATAGGTAACCAAAACGAGTTAGGTGGCTAG
- a CDS encoding DUF4279 domain-containing protein, translating to MVIMDVTLTTQDNEDTCISAEFWCLAEDQFDTQILSEGLCLIPTSTRKKGELTQGKIPAPDTSWEISTSYEASLDINNQLLPLLRMLDGKQKTLQDLKQEHNLIYGIELFIYAYERQIPRMKLTQEMIQFMSEIGGMARINIIIYPDDLPPDLELKVSQGTSIKVAFLVKGADTQPDLNPQLLQVSPHASWIQGEQTSDGAVWYLETLEEETDDTEELLLAMIDTLKEEKESLISQKEEQNLSYEIVVYAHVRNRQKPAITAKENVISFLHEIGATLEFVLFYAAEENRYENDGLI from the coding sequence ATGGTGATTATGGATGTGACACTAACCACCCAGGACAATGAAGATACATGTATAAGTGCAGAATTTTGGTGTTTGGCAGAAGACCAGTTTGATACCCAGATATTATCAGAAGGGCTGTGTCTGATCCCAACATCGACAAGAAAAAAAGGGGAATTAACTCAAGGGAAAATACCTGCTCCTGATACGAGTTGGGAAATTTCAACATCATATGAGGCTTCACTCGATATCAACAACCAACTTCTCCCGCTCCTTCGTATGCTAGATGGAAAACAAAAAACTTTACAAGATTTAAAACAAGAACATAATCTCATCTATGGAATCGAATTGTTCATCTATGCGTACGAGAGACAAATCCCTCGAATGAAGCTGACACAAGAAATGATCCAATTTATGAGTGAGATCGGAGGCATGGCGAGGATAAACATCATCATCTACCCTGACGATCTGCCTCCAGACTTGGAACTCAAAGTCTCCCAAGGTACAAGTATCAAGGTAGCCTTCCTGGTCAAAGGAGCTGACACGCAACCGGACTTGAACCCACAACTTCTTCAAGTTTCCCCACACGCATCTTGGATACAAGGGGAACAGACGTCGGATGGGGCAGTATGGTATCTCGAAACGTTAGAGGAAGAAACAGATGATACAGAGGAATTACTGCTGGCAATGATAGACACGTTAAAAGAGGAAAAAGAGTCACTTATTAGTCAGAAGGAAGAACAAAACCTGTCATATGAAATCGTCGTGTACGCTCATGTCAGAAATCGGCAAAAGCCTGCGATCACTGCAAAAGAAAACGTCATCTCATTTTTGCATGAGATTGGAGCTACGCTTGAATTCGTATTGTTCTACGCGGCAGAAGAAAATCGGTATGAAAACGACGGATTGATATAA